The Kitasatospora sp. NBC_00374 genome has a segment encoding these proteins:
- a CDS encoding aminoglycoside phosphotransferase family protein → MTNVDASHALLLKACTAAGLSADQAEPIRIGENALWKLPNGVVARIARPGQWTAAVRELAVARWLHTCGLPAVRPFDQMSEPVDADGHPVTFWRELPPHRPGAAADLAPLLRQLHELPVPDFPLGRLDPFVRLAHRIDGAATLDDERREWLRRRLGELQAAWSSLPPGQPASVIHGDAWRGNTAVTTATAYLLDFERTSVGPPEWDLAVTAVGHTSFGSISTEEYAAFCVAYGADVTTWAGYPVLRDIRELRVTCFALQHAAADPIRHRDQAHYRLACLQGRHGPRPWGWTVVS, encoded by the coding sequence GTGACCAACGTCGATGCCTCCCACGCTCTGCTGCTCAAGGCCTGCACTGCAGCAGGCCTGTCAGCGGACCAGGCCGAACCGATACGCATCGGCGAGAATGCCCTCTGGAAGCTCCCCAACGGGGTCGTCGCCCGCATCGCCCGCCCCGGCCAGTGGACCGCCGCCGTACGGGAACTCGCAGTCGCCCGCTGGCTGCACACCTGTGGCCTCCCCGCCGTGCGCCCGTTCGACCAGATGTCCGAGCCCGTCGACGCCGACGGCCACCCCGTCACCTTCTGGCGCGAGCTCCCGCCCCACCGCCCTGGCGCAGCAGCCGACCTCGCCCCGCTCCTTCGCCAGCTCCACGAGCTGCCCGTCCCGGACTTCCCGCTTGGACGCCTCGACCCCTTCGTCCGCCTCGCCCACCGCATCGACGGAGCCGCCACCCTCGACGACGAGCGGCGGGAGTGGCTCCGCCGCCGCCTCGGAGAACTCCAGGCCGCGTGGTCCAGCCTCCCGCCCGGCCAGCCAGCCAGTGTCATCCACGGCGACGCCTGGCGTGGCAACACCGCCGTCACCACCGCCACGGCCTACCTTCTGGACTTCGAGCGCACCTCCGTCGGCCCGCCCGAGTGGGACCTGGCTGTCACGGCCGTCGGCCACACCAGCTTCGGCTCCATCTCCACGGAGGAGTACGCGGCGTTCTGCGTGGCCTACGGCGCAGACGTGACGACCTGGGCTGGTTACCCCGTTCTCCGCGACATCCGCGAGCTCCGCGTCACCTGCTTCGCCCTCCAGCACGCCGCCGCCGATCCGATCCGCCACCGCGACCAGGCCCACTACCGACTCGCCTGCCTCCAAGGCCGCCACGGACCCCGTCCCTGGGGCTGGACTGTCGTCAGCTGA
- a CDS encoding helix-turn-helix domain-containing protein — protein MPRPPRPLEPSRSAAHWLGAEIRHWRSLRGLTQNQLGALVHISGDLVSKMEKAERPCRPTHAAALDAALDTGGVLSRCLALANAEMDNRSRLRSAQFGAARVRIWAMTCDNAHGRAAGAFL, from the coding sequence ATGCCCAGGCCGCCACGGCCGCTCGAGCCTTCGCGCTCAGCCGCGCACTGGCTCGGGGCGGAGATCCGGCACTGGCGCTCGCTCCGCGGTCTGACCCAAAATCAGCTCGGCGCGCTCGTCCACATCAGCGGTGACCTGGTCAGCAAGATGGAGAAGGCCGAGCGTCCTTGCCGCCCCACCCATGCCGCCGCACTGGATGCCGCGTTGGACACCGGCGGCGTCCTCAGCCGCTGCCTCGCGTTAGCGAACGCTGAAATGGACAACCGCTCCCGCCTGCGTTCCGCGCAATTCGGAGCCGCTAGAGTGCGCATCTGGGCCATGACCTGCGATAACGCTCATGGACGTGCCGCCGGGGCGTTTCTCTAG
- a CDS encoding helix-turn-helix transcriptional regulator, whose translation MPRRLLAVEHTKIRALREQAGLTSQELADRVGVTYRVIVYWEEGRYVPEARNVRRLADALDCATADLTGTPSGAETLVDLRYGAGLTAEQVATRLRTTAVGRDLFVDAHKIRSLERNRQVSGWNWRKPEHTGRLVQQLAAVYEVPVRMIMDAWMRTRPADEPPRLPERERHGPPASAVEGWTGLNDRQRVYLGEILRDDQMTEAEMWMRRQNQVGIPPATQWRKLPFALDAPAEVVGHTRLQQRLRSAGVHDQGAGATLRSLERLGLIKVAKDRVEVPGVGEVDRTLVEITRRGRGCARAGLGEPVEPTPPTHLLSEWLWGVLLRVSAAGPEGLHESELTGKSLFYLAVGYRPKPQAHPSRGFIELRPRMAPGDTHVLDYRWHATVLGLQHIAIYLHVYAEMYPPAASPPHSHFGQS comes from the coding sequence ATGCCGAGGCGTCTGCTGGCCGTTGAGCACACCAAGATCCGGGCGCTGCGTGAGCAGGCTGGGCTCACTTCGCAGGAACTTGCCGACCGCGTGGGGGTCACGTATCGCGTGATCGTGTACTGGGAGGAGGGCAGGTACGTGCCTGAAGCCAGAAACGTGCGGCGTCTCGCTGATGCCCTCGACTGCGCCACCGCCGACCTCACGGGCACGCCCAGCGGAGCCGAGACTCTGGTTGACCTCCGGTACGGCGCTGGTCTCACCGCTGAGCAGGTCGCCACCCGACTTCGCACTACTGCCGTGGGCCGCGACCTGTTCGTGGACGCACACAAGATCCGCAGCCTGGAGCGGAACCGTCAGGTGTCCGGCTGGAACTGGAGGAAGCCAGAGCACACAGGCCGACTGGTGCAGCAGCTGGCGGCCGTGTACGAGGTGCCGGTCCGCATGATCATGGATGCCTGGATGCGTACGCGGCCAGCAGACGAGCCCCCGCGTCTGCCCGAACGCGAGCGCCACGGTCCGCCGGCATCAGCGGTCGAGGGCTGGACGGGCCTGAACGATCGGCAGCGGGTCTACCTTGGTGAGATCCTGCGGGATGATCAGATGACCGAGGCCGAGATGTGGATGCGCCGTCAGAACCAGGTCGGCATTCCGCCGGCCACGCAGTGGCGGAAGCTGCCGTTCGCGCTCGATGCGCCCGCCGAAGTAGTCGGTCACACGCGCCTTCAGCAGCGCCTGCGGAGCGCTGGTGTCCACGATCAAGGCGCTGGGGCAACCCTCCGCTCGTTGGAGCGGCTGGGACTGATCAAGGTGGCCAAGGACCGCGTGGAGGTCCCCGGAGTCGGCGAGGTGGACCGCACCCTGGTGGAAATCACTCGCCGCGGCCGCGGCTGCGCCCGTGCTGGGCTCGGAGAGCCCGTCGAGCCGACGCCACCCACACATCTGCTGTCCGAATGGCTGTGGGGCGTTCTGCTGCGTGTCTCCGCTGCCGGTCCGGAAGGTCTCCACGAGAGCGAACTGACGGGCAAGTCCCTGTTCTACCTCGCCGTCGGCTACCGGCCGAAGCCCCAAGCGCATCCCAGCAGAGGCTTCATCGAACTGCGCCCCCGGATGGCGCCTGGCGATACGCATGTCCTCGACTACCGGTGGCACGCCACCGTGCTCGGGCTGCAGCACATTGCCATCTACCTGCACGTCTACGCGGAGATGTACCCGCCTGCGGCGTCTCCGCCGCATAGTCATTTCGGGCAGTCCTAG